In a genomic window of Nodosilinea sp. E11:
- a CDS encoding urease accessory protein UreF: protein MTTTKSQALLRLLQLTSPALPVGAYSYSEGLETLIEQGTIITPPNLVNWLEQELLSGLVVVDGAAIALVHQAASQFEPGADATLAKDSLWGAIAQLNHQLSALRDSEEIRQQSWDMGRALVRMATQLHPDLKPWFKAAGSPCNFAVAFALTASHWQIDAQSAVLGYLHSWAANLITSAVKLVPLGQTVGQEMLLGLYPALEQACDRALATQTLEEISLSSWGTSLATMQHEALYTRLFRS from the coding sequence ATGACCACAACTAAATCCCAAGCCCTGCTGCGGCTGCTGCAACTCACCAGTCCCGCCCTGCCGGTGGGGGCCTACAGCTATTCTGAAGGGCTCGAAACCCTGATCGAGCAGGGCACCATTATTACCCCGCCTAATTTGGTTAACTGGTTAGAGCAAGAACTGCTCTCGGGCTTGGTGGTGGTCGATGGCGCAGCGATCGCCCTAGTGCACCAAGCCGCTAGTCAATTCGAGCCAGGGGCCGACGCCACGCTGGCCAAGGACTCTCTCTGGGGGGCGATCGCCCAGCTCAACCACCAGCTTTCGGCCCTGCGCGACAGCGAAGAAATTCGGCAGCAAAGCTGGGATATGGGCCGCGCCCTGGTGCGCATGGCCACCCAACTTCACCCCGACCTCAAACCCTGGTTTAAGGCGGCGGGCTCCCCCTGCAACTTCGCCGTAGCCTTTGCCCTAACGGCTAGCCACTGGCAGATTGATGCCCAGTCGGCAGTGCTGGGTTACCTCCATAGCTGGGCGGCAAACCTGATCACCAGCGCAGTAAAGTTAGTTCCGCTGGGGCAGACCGTCGGGCAGGAGATGCTGCTCGGGTTATATCCAGCCCTGGAGCAAGCCTGCGATCGCGCCCTCGCCACCCAGACGCTAGAGGAAATTTCCCTCAGCAGCTGGGGCACGTCGCTAGCGACTATGCAGCACGAGGCCCTCTACACGCGCCTGTTTCGTAGCTAA
- the ispG gene encoding (E)-4-hydroxy-3-methylbut-2-enyl-diphosphate synthase, with product MQTLPNPVIQTTAATADPFATTIHRRQTRPVPVGSITVGGGHPVVVQSMINEDTLDITGSAAAIRRLHEIGCEIVRVTVPSMAHAKALADIRKILEDTYQPVPLVADVHHNGMKIALEVAKHVDKVRINPGLYVFEKPQAGRTDYSQTEFEDIGSKIRETLEPLVVSLRDQGKSMRIGVNHGSLAERMLFTYGDTPEGMVESALEFIRICESLDFRNLVVSLKASRVPVMVAAYRLMAHRMDELGMDYPLHLGVTEAGDGEYGRIKSTAGIATLLAQGIGDTIRVSLTEAPEKEIPVCYSILQALGLRKTMVEYVACPSCGRTLFNLEDVLHEVREATKHLTGLDIAVMGCIVNGPGEMADADYGYVGKTPGYISLYRGRDEIKKVPEDQGVAELINLIKADGRWVEPESVKG from the coding sequence ATGCAAACGCTTCCTAACCCCGTTATTCAGACCACCGCCGCCACCGCTGATCCCTTCGCCACCACCATTCACCGTCGCCAAACTCGCCCAGTGCCCGTCGGCAGCATCACCGTTGGTGGCGGTCACCCCGTGGTGGTGCAGTCGATGATCAACGAAGATACTCTCGATATCACTGGGTCTGCCGCCGCTATTCGCCGACTCCACGAGATTGGCTGCGAAATTGTGCGGGTAACGGTGCCCAGTATGGCCCACGCTAAGGCCCTAGCTGACATTCGCAAAATTTTAGAAGACACTTACCAGCCTGTGCCCCTGGTGGCCGACGTGCACCACAACGGCATGAAGATTGCCCTAGAGGTGGCCAAGCACGTCGATAAGGTGCGGATTAATCCCGGCCTCTACGTGTTTGAAAAGCCCCAGGCGGGCCGCACTGACTATTCCCAAACCGAATTTGAAGACATCGGCAGCAAAATTCGCGAAACCCTAGAGCCCCTGGTGGTCTCTCTGCGCGATCAGGGCAAATCGATGCGCATTGGCGTCAACCACGGGTCGCTGGCCGAGCGTATGCTGTTTACCTATGGCGACACCCCCGAGGGCATGGTGGAGTCGGCCCTGGAGTTTATTCGCATCTGTGAATCGCTAGATTTTCGCAACCTGGTGGTTTCGCTGAAGGCCTCGCGGGTGCCGGTGATGGTAGCGGCCTACCGGCTGATGGCCCACCGTATGGACGAGCTGGGGATGGACTACCCCCTGCACCTGGGGGTCACTGAAGCGGGCGACGGGGAGTATGGCCGCATCAAGTCTACGGCGGGTATTGCCACGCTGCTGGCCCAGGGCATTGGCGATACCATTCGCGTGTCGCTGACCGAGGCACCCGAGAAAGAGATCCCCGTCTGCTACAGCATTTTGCAGGCCCTGGGGCTACGCAAAACCATGGTGGAGTATGTGGCCTGCCCCTCCTGCGGTCGCACGCTGTTTAACCTCGAAGATGTGCTCCACGAGGTACGTGAGGCCACCAAGCACCTTACTGGGCTCGATATTGCGGTGATGGGCTGTATTGTCAACGGTCCTGGCGAGATGGCCGACGCTGACTATGGCTATGTGGGCAAAACTCCCGGCTACATTTCGCTGTACCGGGGCCGCGATGAGATCAAGAAGGTGCCCGAAGATCAGGGTGTGGCAGAACTAATCAACTTGATCAAGGCCGATGGCCGCTGGGTAGAGCCGGAGAGTGTGAAAGGCTAG
- the recO gene encoding DNA repair protein RecO, which translates to MSQTYKATGINLKAIPLGETDRLLTILTPDLGLVRAVAPGSRKHQSRLGGRSDLFVINDWLVVKGKRLDKLVQAETVRTFPGLSQHLGRLTASQYLAEVVLLMALSECPQGDLFQLFVEHLERLETATPAALLAALCHGLYHLLALAGVAPEVHHCCLSRLEIVPNLLDPTWRVEFSADAGGLVQSVETVRSREAQGRYSKGDRRPVLLTATDVALLQQLSKPEIIATGSTGLGALETHGGTSQQLWSRVERLLRDYTQDYFERPIRSAALVDVCLATV; encoded by the coding sequence ATGAGCCAAACCTATAAAGCTACCGGCATTAACCTCAAGGCCATCCCCCTGGGCGAAACCGATCGTCTCCTCACCATCCTCACCCCCGACCTAGGGCTGGTGCGGGCCGTGGCACCGGGGTCGCGCAAACACCAGTCGCGGCTAGGAGGCCGCAGCGATCTCTTCGTGATCAATGACTGGCTGGTGGTCAAGGGCAAACGCCTCGACAAACTGGTGCAGGCCGAAACCGTACGCACCTTCCCCGGCTTGAGCCAACACCTAGGACGGCTGACCGCCAGCCAGTATTTGGCCGAGGTAGTGTTGCTCATGGCCCTGAGCGAATGCCCCCAGGGTGACTTGTTTCAGCTCTTTGTCGAGCACCTAGAGCGGCTCGAAACAGCCACTCCAGCGGCGTTGCTGGCAGCGCTGTGCCACGGGTTATACCACCTGCTGGCCCTAGCCGGGGTTGCCCCCGAGGTGCACCACTGCTGCTTGAGTCGGCTTGAAATTGTGCCCAATTTGCTCGACCCCACCTGGCGAGTCGAGTTTAGCGCCGACGCTGGTGGGCTAGTGCAGTCGGTCGAAACCGTTCGTAGTAGAGAAGCTCAGGGCCGCTACAGCAAGGGCGACCGGCGGCCCGTGCTGCTGACCGCCACCGATGTTGCCCTGCTTCAACAGCTGAGCAAACCCGAGATTATTGCCACTGGTTCGACTGGGCTAGGGGCACTAGAGACCCATGGCGGTACAAGCCAGCAGCTCTGGTCGCGAGTTGAGCGGTTGCTAAGAGACTATACTCAAGATTATTTTGAGCGCCCCATTCGGTCGGCAGCTTTAGTTGATGTCTGTTTAGCTACCGTTTAA
- a CDS encoding MFS transporter, which produces MLREFDADTDTTEANYLSRSHPPEANNPMAPGSIAEADLPEVAQSSNPSALPVENGFGAIFQNRNFLILWTGQLFSQLADKVYLVLMIAIIAARFETPGQTISGWVAAVMIAFTIPAVLFGAMAGVFVDRWRKRPVLVWSNLLRGGLVIVLPLGIWLTASWGIVFGLPVAFWLLLLVTFLISTLTQFFAPAEQSIIPLIVAEGDLLSANSLYTTTMMASVIVGFAVGEPLLALADKLMLALGIANNGPAILVGLSYLVAGLCLMTMAPGQENLSAAHEDLSHFWADIQDGFRYLDEQVQVRVAIIQLVLLSSVFAALAVLAVRLAEMIPAIKASQFGFLLAAGGLGLGLGAVLVGNFGPRFPRRFLSLWGAVGMAACLVTLAWTTQQLWASMAIIALLGLCGAFVGIPMQTLIQEKTPEAMRGKVFGLQNNLVNIALSLPLALASVVEARLGLANVFMGMGALVGLGGVVTWYIADTAMRKTQAPG; this is translated from the coding sequence ATGCTCCGCGAGTTTGATGCCGATACCGATACTACTGAGGCCAACTATTTGTCTCGGTCACACCCCCCGGAAGCTAACAATCCTATGGCACCTGGCTCCATTGCTGAGGCCGATCTTCCAGAAGTAGCCCAGTCTTCTAACCCCTCAGCCCTGCCCGTAGAAAACGGATTTGGAGCTATTTTTCAGAATCGCAATTTTTTAATTTTATGGACAGGCCAGCTCTTTTCTCAGCTAGCCGACAAGGTCTATTTAGTCTTAATGATCGCCATTATTGCGGCTCGGTTTGAGACCCCAGGTCAAACCATCAGCGGTTGGGTTGCAGCAGTCATGATTGCGTTTACCATTCCAGCGGTGCTGTTTGGGGCGATGGCTGGGGTATTTGTCGATCGCTGGCGCAAGCGACCGGTGCTGGTGTGGTCTAATCTGCTGCGCGGTGGCCTGGTGATTGTACTGCCCCTAGGCATTTGGCTGACCGCGAGTTGGGGCATTGTATTTGGTCTGCCGGTAGCCTTTTGGCTGTTGCTGCTAGTGACGTTTCTAATTTCTACGCTGACTCAGTTTTTTGCCCCGGCAGAGCAGTCGATCATTCCGCTGATTGTGGCGGAGGGCGATTTGCTGTCGGCCAACTCTCTCTACACCACTACCATGATGGCCTCGGTGATAGTGGGGTTTGCGGTGGGCGAACCGCTGCTTGCCCTGGCCGACAAGCTCATGCTAGCCCTAGGCATCGCCAACAATGGCCCGGCTATTTTAGTCGGCTTGAGCTATCTGGTAGCTGGCCTATGCCTGATGACTATGGCCCCCGGCCAAGAAAACCTCTCTGCGGCCCACGAAGATTTGTCTCATTTTTGGGCCGATATTCAAGATGGCTTTCGCTACTTAGATGAACAGGTGCAGGTGCGAGTGGCGATTATTCAGCTAGTGCTGCTATCTTCCGTGTTTGCCGCTCTAGCGGTGCTGGCAGTGCGTCTGGCAGAAATGATTCCCGCCATTAAAGCCTCTCAGTTTGGGTTTTTGTTGGCAGCGGGCGGGCTGGGTTTGGGTCTGGGGGCGGTACTGGTGGGTAACTTCGGGCCTCGGTTTCCCCGTCGGTTTTTGAGCCTGTGGGGGGCTGTTGGCATGGCCGCCTGCCTGGTAACCCTGGCCTGGACCACGCAGCAGCTTTGGGCTTCGATGGCCATTATCGCGCTGCTGGGGCTTTGCGGTGCCTTTGTCGGTATCCCCATGCAGACGCTCATTCAAGAAAAAACGCCCGAAGCCATGCGCGGCAAAGTCTTTGGCCTGCAAAACAACCTGGTCAATATTGCCCTTAGTCTACCGTTGGCCCTGGCTAGCGTAGTCGAGGCTCGCCTAGGCTTAGCTAACGTTTTTATGGGTATGGGAGCCTTGGTAGGCTTAGGGGGAGTTGTAACCTGGTATATTGCCGATACAGCAATGAGAAAGACTCAGGCTCCAGGCTAA
- a CDS encoding glycosyltransferase family 4 protein produces the protein MHIAWLGKKTPFCGNVTYGREITNALLERGCRVTFLHFAQSQEGHTGGHANNSEPEQSAEVPLPFLFKSQILTIPSLKSGKLLASALKRLQPDLVHASLTLSPLDFRLPEICAELNLPLVATFHPAFDRRVRSLTSGTQHLTYQLYAPCLAHYDRVIVFSDLQRDLLIKLGVPAKTLVVIPNGVDTRRYSPGASTVKADLYARRLFVYQGRISPEKNVEALLRGWRQADMGRDCKLAIVGNGPLEASLRRFYGDDQDILWLGYLSSEQRRIDILRGADGFILPSLVEGLSLSLLEAMACGTACIATDAGADGEVLADGAGIVLDTQRVSSQLQTILPILRDHPEITQLLGTKARERVLQRYTLRDNISALETLYGQVTEQRLMCGQRA, from the coding sequence ATGCACATCGCGTGGCTTGGCAAAAAAACGCCCTTCTGCGGCAACGTCACCTACGGCCGGGAGATCACCAATGCCTTGCTTGAACGAGGTTGTCGGGTTACCTTTCTCCACTTTGCCCAGTCCCAGGAGGGGCATACTGGCGGTCATGCCAACAATTCAGAACCCGAGCAATCGGCAGAGGTGCCGCTGCCTTTTTTGTTTAAGTCTCAAATTCTTACCATTCCTTCGCTCAAGTCGGGCAAGCTGTTAGCCAGTGCCCTAAAGCGGCTTCAGCCCGACTTGGTGCATGCTTCTCTGACCCTATCGCCCCTAGACTTTCGGCTGCCAGAGATTTGTGCCGAGCTAAATCTGCCCCTGGTGGCCACCTTTCACCCGGCGTTTGACCGGCGAGTGCGCAGCCTGACCTCGGGCACCCAGCACCTCACCTACCAACTCTATGCCCCCTGCCTGGCTCACTACGATCGCGTCATTGTGTTTTCAGACCTCCAGCGCGACCTGTTGATCAAATTGGGGGTGCCCGCCAAAACCCTGGTGGTAATTCCCAACGGGGTTGACACCCGCCGTTACTCGCCAGGGGCCTCGACAGTAAAGGCAGATTTATATGCCCGCAGGCTATTTGTCTACCAGGGGCGCATTTCACCCGAAAAAAATGTAGAAGCGCTGCTGCGCGGCTGGCGACAGGCCGATATGGGCCGCGACTGCAAGCTAGCCATTGTGGGCAATGGCCCCTTAGAAGCTTCGCTCAGACGGTTCTATGGCGATGACCAAGACATTCTCTGGCTGGGCTACCTCTCTAGTGAGCAGCGCCGCATCGACATCTTGCGGGGAGCGGATGGGTTTATTTTGCCGTCGCTGGTGGAGGGGCTATCGCTGTCACTGTTAGAGGCGATGGCCTGCGGCACCGCCTGTATTGCTACCGACGCCGGGGCTGATGGGGAAGTTTTGGCCGATGGAGCGGGGATTGTGCTCGATACTCAGCGGGTGTCATCGCAACTACAAACGATTCTGCCAATCTTGCGCGACCACCCTGAGATCACTCAGCTCTTGGGCACAAAGGCACGTGAGCGGGTGCTCCAGCGCTACACCCTACGGGATAACATTTCTGCCCTAGAGACGCTGTATGGCCAGGTGACTGAACAACGGCTGATGTGCGGCCAGCGGGCATAG
- the uvrB gene encoding excinuclease ABC subunit UvrB, with translation MGDFDIQAPFEPAGDQPKAIAGLTKFLQDQTKYQTLLGATGTGKTHTIARVIDNIGKPALVLAHNKTLAAQLCNELREFFPDNAVEYFISYYDYYQPEAYIPTTDTYIAKTASINDEIDMLRHSATRSLFERKDVIVVASISCIYGLGIPSEYLKASIPLKVGMEVNQRQVLRDLASIQYERNDLDLGRGKFRVKGDVLEIGPAYEDRIIRIEFFGDEIDAVRYVDPITGATLQSMEGLSIYPAKHFVTPEDRVEEACQAITDELKDRLEELEKEGKLLEAQRLEQRTRYDLEMIREVGYCNGVENYARHLAGRTAGSPPECLLDYFPKDWLLVIDESHVTIPQIHGMYNGDRSRKMVLIDHGFRLPSAADNRPLKAEEFWEKVNQCIFVSATPGNWEMEISGGKVVEQIIRPTGVLDPEIFVRPTEGQVDDLLGEIKERAARQERVLITTLTKRMAEDLTDYFDEHGVRVRYLHSEIHSIERIEIIQDLREGLYDVLVGVNLLREGLDLPEVSLVAILDADKEGFLRAERSLIQTIGRAARHVQGQAILYADNLTDSMAKAISETERRRTIQTAYNDAHGITPTSIIRRNSNSILSFLEVSRRLNAHELEEVYEHKEDLPLEEIPELIGQFEKQMKEAAKNLDFEEAAKFRDRIKSLRDQLLGKRS, from the coding sequence ATGGGCGACTTTGACATTCAGGCTCCCTTTGAACCCGCAGGCGACCAGCCCAAGGCGATCGCGGGCCTAACCAAGTTTCTGCAAGACCAGACCAAATATCAAACTCTGCTGGGGGCGACGGGCACGGGCAAAACCCACACCATCGCCCGCGTGATCGACAACATTGGTAAGCCCGCCCTGGTGCTAGCCCACAACAAAACCCTCGCGGCGCAGCTCTGCAACGAGCTACGCGAGTTTTTCCCCGACAACGCCGTTGAGTACTTCATCAGCTATTACGACTACTACCAGCCCGAGGCCTACATCCCCACCACCGATACCTACATCGCCAAGACCGCTTCGATCAACGACGAGATCGACATGCTGCGGCACTCGGCCACCCGCTCTTTGTTTGAGCGCAAGGACGTGATTGTGGTGGCCTCAATTAGCTGCATCTACGGTCTGGGAATTCCGTCGGAATACCTGAAAGCGTCGATTCCGCTGAAGGTGGGCATGGAGGTGAACCAGCGGCAGGTGCTGCGCGACTTGGCCTCAATTCAGTACGAGCGCAATGATTTAGACTTGGGCCGAGGCAAGTTTCGGGTTAAGGGTGACGTGCTAGAGATCGGCCCCGCCTACGAAGACCGGATTATTCGGATTGAATTTTTTGGCGACGAAATCGATGCCGTGCGCTACGTGGACCCGATCACCGGGGCCACTCTACAAAGCATGGAAGGGTTGAGCATTTACCCCGCCAAACACTTTGTCACCCCCGAAGATCGAGTCGAAGAAGCCTGTCAGGCGATTACAGACGAACTCAAAGATCGCCTGGAGGAGCTGGAGAAAGAAGGGAAGCTACTGGAGGCCCAGCGGCTGGAGCAGCGCACCCGCTACGACCTAGAGATGATCCGCGAGGTGGGCTACTGCAACGGGGTGGAAAACTATGCCCGCCATTTGGCTGGGCGCACCGCCGGGTCGCCACCGGAGTGCCTGCTCGACTATTTCCCCAAGGACTGGCTGTTGGTGATTGACGAGTCCCACGTCACCATTCCCCAGATTCACGGCATGTACAACGGCGATCGCAGTCGCAAGATGGTGCTGATCGACCACGGTTTCCGGCTGCCCAGCGCCGCCGACAACCGCCCCCTGAAGGCCGAAGAATTTTGGGAGAAGGTGAACCAGTGCATCTTTGTCTCGGCCACCCCCGGCAACTGGGAGATGGAGATCTCCGGCGGCAAGGTGGTGGAGCAGATCATTCGCCCCACCGGGGTGCTCGACCCCGAGATCTTTGTGCGCCCCACCGAAGGCCAGGTCGATGACCTGCTGGGCGAAATCAAAGAGCGGGCCGCCCGCCAGGAGCGGGTGCTAATCACCACCCTGACCAAGCGCATGGCCGAAGACCTGACCGACTATTTTGACGAGCACGGGGTGCGGGTGCGCTACCTGCACTCCGAGATTCACTCCATTGAGCGGATTGAGATCATCCAAGACCTACGGGAGGGGCTCTACGACGTGCTGGTGGGGGTCAACCTGCTGCGGGAGGGGCTAGATTTGCCGGAGGTTTCTCTAGTGGCGATTCTTGATGCCGATAAGGAAGGGTTTCTGCGGGCCGAGCGATCGCTGATTCAAACCATTGGCCGCGCCGCCCGCCACGTCCAGGGCCAGGCGATTCTCTACGCCGACAACCTCACCGACAGCATGGCTAAAGCCATCAGCGAAACCGAGCGCCGCCGCACCATCCAAACCGCCTACAACGATGCTCACGGCATTACGCCCACCTCGATTATTCGCCGCAACAGCAACTCGATTCTGTCGTTCCTTGAAGTCTCGCGCCGCCTCAATGCCCACGAGCTAGAAGAGGTCTACGAGCACAAAGAAGATCTGCCCCTGGAAGAAATTCCTGAACTGATTGGTCAGTTTGAAAAGCAGATGAAAGAGGCTGCGAAAAATCTCGACTTTGAGGAGGCGGCTAAGTTTCGCGATCGCATCAAATCTCTGCGCGATCAACTCTTGGGCAAGCGATCCTAG
- a CDS encoding TVP38/TMEM64 family protein, producing the protein MKFRWLRSRRFWLLVVTGVVVALIGSRLPLADWFVIVNRELESLGVWAIPAFILAYFIATVLGLPNILLILVAGSLFGILKGTAVASVADILGAIGCFFLGRTFARDRISRWMKKHPKFARIDQAVEQKGWKVLVLTRLSPLVPSSVLNYGFSCTKVGFWQYAFFSWIGMIPVILLYTYLGSFGTYLLGSEITLEKVAIQGVGLVLALGAALYITRLVRKAMIPQCPVEEKSS; encoded by the coding sequence ATGAAATTTCGCTGGCTGCGCAGTCGTCGGTTTTGGCTCTTGGTGGTGACAGGCGTTGTAGTAGCCCTAATTGGCAGCCGGTTGCCCCTGGCAGACTGGTTTGTGATCGTTAACCGCGAGCTAGAAAGCCTAGGAGTATGGGCAATACCCGCCTTCATTTTGGCGTATTTTATAGCCACTGTTTTGGGTTTGCCCAACATTTTACTAATCTTGGTGGCGGGGTCTTTATTTGGCATTTTAAAAGGTACGGCTGTGGCCTCAGTGGCCGATATTTTGGGAGCGATAGGCTGTTTTTTTCTAGGGCGCACCTTTGCCCGCGATCGCATCAGCCGCTGGATGAAAAAGCACCCCAAATTTGCTCGCATTGACCAAGCTGTTGAGCAAAAGGGCTGGAAGGTACTGGTGCTCACCCGGCTGTCGCCGCTCGTGCCATCCAGCGTTTTAAACTACGGCTTTAGCTGCACGAAGGTTGGCTTCTGGCAGTATGCCTTCTTCTCATGGATCGGCATGATACCGGTGATTTTGCTCTACACCTACCTCGGGTCCTTTGGCACGTACCTTTTGGGTAGCGAAATTACGCTGGAGAAAGTAGCCATTCAGGGGGTGGGTTTGGTGTTGGCGCTAGGGGCAGCGCTCTACATCACCCGTTTGGTGCGCAAGGCGATGATTCCTCAATGCCCAGTCGAAGAAAAATCGAGCTAG
- a CDS encoding universal stress protein, producing MFSKILVALDNSVHRQEVLKRALDLAQANRANLMLLHVLSAYEDGSPGIPIRSYQAYYPVLEDSTWRLYQQRWEEFEAQGLAQLRQEVDIAQAAEVSAEFTQVSGEPAPTICNVANSWGADLIVVGSHGRRGLSELLLGSVSNYVMHHANCSVLVVHNGGAKTSDREVAAAMAST from the coding sequence ATGTTTAGCAAAATTTTGGTTGCGCTAGATAATTCTGTTCACCGCCAAGAGGTGCTCAAAAGAGCCCTTGATCTAGCTCAAGCTAATCGGGCTAACCTCATGCTGCTGCACGTGCTGTCGGCCTATGAAGACGGCAGCCCCGGCATTCCCATCCGGTCTTACCAGGCCTACTACCCCGTGCTCGAAGACTCGACCTGGCGGCTTTACCAACAGCGATGGGAAGAATTTGAGGCCCAGGGGCTAGCCCAACTGCGGCAAGAAGTCGATATTGCCCAAGCGGCTGAGGTCAGCGCCGAATTTACCCAGGTGTCTGGCGAACCGGCTCCTACTATCTGCAATGTTGCCAACTCCTGGGGAGCCGACCTAATTGTGGTCGGCAGCCACGGTCGCAGGGGCCTCAGCGAGCTGCTGCTCGGCAGCGTTAGCAACTATGTGATGCACCATGCCAACTGCTCAGTGCTGGTGGTGCACAACGGTGGGGCCAAAACCAGCGATCGCGAAGTAGCCGCCGCCATGGCCAGCACTTAA
- a CDS encoding cation diffusion facilitator family transporter yields MADCGCGSISAKHAAQRKTLWVLLAINAGMFGLEAVTGWWAQSTALLADSLDMLADAAVYGVSLYAVRRSASAQALAARLSGGLQIALALLVLLDGVRRFTLGREPEPGWMVAIGLVALVANVACLVLLARHRKEEVHMRASWIFSKNDVIANLGTIAAGFLVSLTRSPWPDLVVGWLIGAIVLHGGVSILRAARQQTRDDSGAA; encoded by the coding sequence ATGGCCGACTGTGGATGTGGATCGATTAGCGCCAAACATGCCGCCCAGCGCAAAACCCTCTGGGTGCTGTTAGCGATCAATGCTGGGATGTTTGGCTTAGAGGCAGTGACCGGCTGGTGGGCTCAGTCGACCGCCCTACTGGCCGATTCTTTAGATATGCTGGCCGATGCAGCGGTCTACGGAGTGTCGCTCTACGCGGTCAGGCGATCGGCCTCGGCCCAGGCCCTAGCCGCGCGGCTGAGTGGTGGGCTACAAATCGCCCTGGCTCTATTGGTGCTACTAGATGGGGTGCGGCGCTTTACCCTGGGGCGCGAGCCCGAGCCGGGGTGGATGGTGGCGATTGGACTGGTGGCTCTGGTGGCCAACGTAGCCTGCCTGGTGCTGCTCGCCCGACACCGCAAAGAAGAGGTGCACATGCGAGCCAGCTGGATTTTTTCGAAGAACGACGTGATCGCCAACCTGGGCACGATCGCCGCCGGTTTTTTGGTCAGCCTGACGCGATCGCCCTGGCCTGACCTGGTGGTGGGCTGGCTAATTGGAGCGATCGTGCTCCATGGCGGGGTGTCAATTTTGCGCGCTGCCCGGCAACAGACCAGGGATGATTCTGGCGCTGCTTAG
- a CDS encoding serine hydrolase, with amino-acid sequence MTKSFLRPRLWTVVGLVTVGGLLRVSVDWRLWARSLTYPDRPITSADWYRPQQRVAGIAPQAPPLTQAEVTEIPSEALQTALAFAEAQNSVALLVMHRDRLVLEQYWQGHQATDRVNSMSMVKTLLALLIGVAIDEGKIASIQEPVSTYLSEWANDPRGDITIADLLYMQSGLRNDDRTDTLESDLVKLYGGSDAQKLALGIPLEGSPGEVFDYNNFNSQLLSLVLERATGESFGDYLSSRLWQPLGAGDGFLWLDRPRGHAKPFCCFFATAPDWVRLGQLLLHDGQVGGSQVIPQGWIEQMRRESPLEPTFGLHLWLKARTNAYPQVNRASSAPFAAADTFYLDGRHHQRVYVIPSEDLVIVRLGEDPPAWNDAVIVNAIVAGLRGQ; translated from the coding sequence ATGACGAAATCTTTCCTCAGGCCCAGACTGTGGACGGTAGTGGGGTTAGTGACTGTGGGCGGGCTACTGCGGGTTTCGGTCGATTGGCGGCTGTGGGCGCGATCGCTCACCTACCCCGATCGCCCGATCACCTCGGCAGACTGGTATCGACCCCAGCAAAGGGTTGCCGGAATTGCCCCCCAGGCCCCACCTCTGACCCAGGCCGAGGTAACCGAAATTCCTTCTGAGGCACTACAGACGGCGCTGGCGTTTGCCGAGGCGCAAAACTCGGTGGCGCTGCTGGTCATGCACCGCGATCGCCTGGTGCTAGAGCAGTATTGGCAGGGCCACCAGGCCACCGACCGGGTCAACTCCATGTCGATGGTCAAAACCCTGCTGGCGTTGCTGATCGGCGTGGCGATCGACGAAGGGAAAATTGCGTCGATTCAGGAACCAGTTAGTACCTACCTGAGCGAATGGGCCAACGATCCCAGGGGCGACATCACCATCGCCGACTTGCTCTACATGCAGTCGGGCCTACGCAACGACGATCGCACCGATACCCTAGAGTCTGACCTGGTCAAGCTCTATGGCGGGTCCGATGCCCAAAAGCTGGCGCTGGGTATACCCCTAGAGGGCTCCCCTGGCGAGGTGTTTGACTACAACAACTTCAACTCACAACTGCTCAGTCTGGTGCTAGAGCGGGCCACGGGAGAATCCTTTGGTGACTACCTCAGCAGTCGCCTGTGGCAGCCCTTGGGGGCCGGGGATGGCTTTCTCTGGCTCGATCGCCCGCGAGGTCACGCCAAACCCTTTTGCTGCTTTTTCGCCACTGCCCCCGACTGGGTGCGACTGGGGCAACTGCTGCTGCACGACGGCCAGGTGGGCGGCAGCCAGGTCATTCCCCAGGGCTGGATTGAGCAGATGCGGCGGGAGTCGCCGCTGGAGCCGACCTTTGGCCTGCACCTCTGGCTGAAGGCCCGCACCAACGCCTATCCCCAGGTGAACCGGGCCTCGTCGGCCCCCTTTGCCGCTGCCGACACGTTTTATCTCGATGGTCGCCACCACCAACGGGTCTACGTCATTCCCTCTGAGGACCTGGTGATTGTGCGCCTGGGCGAAGACCCCCCGGCCTGGAACGATGCGGTGATTGTCAATGCGATCGTGGCCGGGTTGCGGGGGCAGTGA